Proteins encoded together in one Lysinibacillus sp. FSL K6-0232 window:
- a CDS encoding stage V sporulation protein D: MKWISIHSKKRLRILYVLFMCVAAAIIIRLFFLQVLDQKELTQKAEENWDREIPFANERGHITDRDGKSIVTNKLAPTLYFMPAQSKDIEGAAEKIAQVLEVDKAKLLEKMQKKDYLVKLAPEGKNIPYEKAVELQGMQIEGLYSGVDYSRDYPYGTMLSRFLGFTGYDAQGLAGIEYEYNKFLTANSSAIRLFTDAKGNNLPNVASAWKAGEDGATIELTIDVDVQQVVERELSQAMKRYDADQALAIAMNPNNGEIVALASYPTFHPADYQLVEPAIYNRNLPVWMTYEPGSTFKIITLSAALEEDVVDLENDTFYDPGYTMVAGARLRCWKREGHGHETFLEVVENSCNPGFIELGQRLGNERLLQYIKDFGFGQKTGSNIAGEASGILFSKEAFGPVEQATTSFGQGVAVTPIQQVQAVAAAINGGKLYTPYVVKKVFNPKTGEVIQETKPTVKNQVIREETSAKVRGALESVVAKGSGRQAFREGLRIGGKTGTAQKVEDGRYKSGEYIVSFIGFAPADDPQIVVYVAVDNPKKTTQFGGVVAAPIVGQIIEDVAPFVGIEKSKEQLEKDYRYGDPITVKVPNFIGQTKDDIAKQFYPFRIEWHGEGTKIGNQLPEVDSVIKQDGTIHLYLEK, encoded by the coding sequence ATGAAGTGGATTTCTATCCATTCTAAAAAACGTTTACGAATTTTATATGTGTTGTTTATGTGTGTAGCAGCGGCAATTATTATTCGATTGTTTTTTTTGCAAGTGTTAGATCAAAAAGAGCTAACGCAAAAAGCGGAAGAAAACTGGGATCGAGAAATTCCATTTGCGAATGAACGAGGGCATATTACAGATCGCGATGGTAAAAGCATTGTGACAAATAAACTAGCACCAACCTTATATTTTATGCCTGCCCAAAGCAAAGATATTGAGGGAGCAGCCGAAAAAATTGCACAAGTTTTAGAGGTGGATAAAGCAAAGCTGCTTGAGAAGATGCAGAAAAAGGATTACTTAGTTAAACTAGCACCAGAAGGCAAAAATATTCCATATGAAAAAGCCGTGGAATTGCAGGGTATGCAGATTGAAGGGCTATATAGCGGTGTAGATTACTCCAGAGATTACCCTTACGGTACAATGCTTTCACGGTTTTTAGGCTTTACAGGCTATGATGCGCAAGGCTTAGCTGGTATTGAATATGAATATAATAAGTTTTTAACAGCGAATTCATCTGCCATTCGTCTTTTTACAGATGCTAAAGGCAATAATTTGCCTAATGTTGCAAGTGCTTGGAAGGCAGGAGAGGATGGTGCAACGATTGAGTTGACCATTGATGTGGATGTGCAACAGGTTGTTGAGCGTGAGCTATCACAGGCGATGAAACGTTATGATGCTGATCAAGCATTGGCTATTGCGATGAATCCAAATAATGGTGAAATTGTTGCATTAGCGTCCTATCCAACTTTTCATCCTGCTGACTATCAATTAGTAGAGCCTGCTATTTATAATCGAAATTTACCTGTATGGATGACATATGAGCCAGGCTCTACTTTTAAAATTATTACGTTGAGTGCAGCATTGGAAGAGGATGTAGTCGATTTAGAAAATGATACATTTTATGATCCAGGCTATACAATGGTTGCTGGTGCAAGGCTTCGCTGCTGGAAGCGTGAGGGGCACGGGCATGAAACGTTTTTAGAAGTTGTAGAAAACTCCTGTAACCCTGGCTTTATTGAGCTAGGGCAACGACTAGGCAATGAACGCTTGCTGCAATATATTAAAGATTTTGGCTTTGGTCAAAAAACAGGCTCTAATATTGCCGGTGAAGCTTCAGGTATTTTATTTTCAAAGGAAGCCTTTGGACCAGTGGAGCAGGCTACAACATCATTTGGGCAAGGGGTAGCTGTTACACCGATTCAACAAGTGCAAGCGGTAGCTGCGGCAATTAATGGAGGCAAGCTATACACGCCATATGTTGTGAAAAAGGTTTTTAATCCGAAAACAGGAGAGGTTATTCAGGAAACAAAGCCGACTGTGAAAAATCAGGTAATTCGTGAGGAAACTTCTGCAAAAGTTCGAGGCGCGCTGGAATCAGTAGTAGCAAAAGGCTCAGGGCGGCAAGCCTTTCGAGAGGGCTTACGAATTGGTGGTAAAACAGGAACAGCACAGAAGGTTGAGGATGGTCGCTATAAAAGTGGTGAATATATTGTATCCTTTATTGGCTTTGCGCCAGCAGATGACCCACAAATCGTCGTTTATGTAGCAGTTGACAATCCAAAAAAGACAACACAATTTGGTGGTGTTGTAGCAGCACCTATTGTTGGGCAAATTATTGAGGACGTTGCACCTTTTGTTGGTATTGAAAAATCAAAGGAACAGCTTGAAAAGGATTATCGTTATGGTGATCCAATTACTGTGAAGGTACCAAATTTCATCGGTCAAACAAAGGATGATATTGCCAAGCAATTTTATCCATTCCGTATAGAATGGCATGGAGAGGGCACGAAAATTGGCAATCAGTTACCTGAGGTGGATAGTGTTATCAAACAAGATGGTACCATTCATTTATATTTGGAGAAGTAA
- the mraY gene encoding phospho-N-acetylmuramoyl-pentapeptide-transferase, with product MKLATTLTILALAFIVTVILAPISIPLLRRLKFGQSIREEGPKSHMKKAGTPTMGGIIFLLSIILTTVGVGSFLDLLTTQTVVLLLVLAGFGLIGLLDDGLKVVFKRNLGLTSLQKLIGQIVIAILAYFLLYVGAFDTTLAIPFTEWTIDLGVFYVAFLIFWLVGFSNAVNLTDGLDGLVAGTASIAFAAFGVIALFQSQADIALFTFAVTGALLGFLLFNANPAKVFMGDTGSLALGGALAMVSVLVKEEFLLLLVGLVFVIETLSVILQVGSFKLRKKRIFKMSPIHHHFELSGWSEWKVVLVFWSTALAVALIAVLSEAF from the coding sequence ATGAAACTCGCAACAACACTTACCATTTTAGCTCTTGCTTTTATAGTAACAGTTATCCTAGCACCAATTAGTATTCCGCTTCTTCGCCGTCTAAAATTTGGGCAAAGTATTCGTGAAGAAGGGCCAAAATCCCATATGAAAAAAGCTGGTACACCAACAATGGGAGGTATTATTTTCTTACTTTCTATCATCCTAACAACTGTTGGTGTAGGTAGCTTTTTAGACTTATTAACAACCCAAACCGTTGTATTATTATTAGTATTAGCAGGGTTTGGATTAATCGGTTTATTGGATGATGGCTTAAAGGTTGTGTTTAAACGAAATTTAGGATTAACGTCACTTCAAAAGCTGATTGGTCAAATTGTCATTGCTATTCTTGCTTACTTCCTTCTGTATGTTGGAGCGTTTGATACAACACTTGCGATTCCGTTTACAGAGTGGACAATTGATCTTGGAGTTTTCTATGTAGCCTTTTTAATTTTCTGGTTAGTAGGCTTCTCCAACGCAGTAAATTTAACAGATGGTTTGGATGGATTAGTGGCAGGAACGGCTTCTATTGCTTTTGCAGCATTTGGTGTTATTGCATTATTCCAAAGCCAAGCAGATATCGCTTTATTTACATTTGCTGTAACAGGTGCATTATTAGGCTTTTTACTGTTTAATGCTAATCCAGCAAAGGTATTTATGGGTGATACAGGTTCATTAGCATTAGGCGGCGCATTGGCAATGGTATCTGTCTTAGTGAAAGAGGAGTTTTTACTATTGTTAGTGGGCTTGGTGTTTGTTATCGAAACATTATCTGTTATTTTGCAGGTAGGTAGTTTTAAGCTTCGAAAAAAGCGTATTTTTAAAATGAGTCCTATCCACCATCATTTTGAATTATCAGGGTGGTCAGAATGGAAAGTAGTGCTTGTGTTCTGGTCAACTGCCCTAGCAGTAGCATTGATTGCAGTTTTATCGGAGGCGTTTTAA